One stretch of Bacillota bacterium DNA includes these proteins:
- a CDS encoding GerMN domain-containing protein, with amino-acid sequence MKHCKCKNHSFLVTLAVTFLVVMVLSGGCNGLSPANDADIQKEEAEKVDPVNNQTNNQSNGEKTLTVKLFFADNRLVAEDRPGQYGYVVPVLRSIPYTPDETIALQVTLKELIRGPLTTDSGDLFYTIPETTKLLSAEIEDETAVVNFSGELLTDSAGGTTGGRIFRESIIYTVTQCPSIKNLLVLVEGEPWCDGHYIWDTPLGEKDIAPE; translated from the coding sequence ATGAAACATTGCAAGTGCAAAAATCATTCATTTCTTGTTACCCTTGCCGTAACCTTCCTGGTTGTCATGGTCTTATCCGGGGGCTGTAACGGCCTCTCCCCGGCAAATGATGCTGATATCCAAAAAGAAGAAGCGGAAAAAGTTGATCCTGTAAACAATCAGACCAACAATCAATCCAATGGTGAAAAAACACTGACCGTAAAGCTATTTTTTGCTGACAATCGGCTGGTCGCCGAGGATCGGCCTGGCCAGTATGGGTATGTTGTGCCCGTTTTACGAAGTATCCCCTACACGCCAGACGAAACAATCGCCCTGCAGGTAACCTTGAAGGAATTGATCCGGGGCCCCCTGACCACCGATTCCGGAGACCTTTTTTATACCATTCCGGAAACAACCAAACTTCTGAGTGCCGAAATCGAAGATGAAACTGCCGTGGTCAATTTTTCCGGGGAACTGCTTACCGACAGCGCCGGGGGAACCACGGGAGGCAGAATATTTCGCGAATCGATAATCTACACCGTAACCCAATGCCCTTCAATCAAAAATCTACTCGTTCTTGTAGAGGGTGAACCCTGGTGTGATGGTCATTATATCTGGGATACGCCGCTTGGTGAAAAAGACATTGCTCCTGAATAA